Proteins encoded in a region of the Bradyrhizobium sp. CB3481 genome:
- a CDS encoding right-handed parallel beta-helix repeat-containing protein has product MTTITLAGSYGTQPYKVSGLASGTVIDAETASWIQSNSGSGSNDYPFQVYSSPGAVLDGGTINGQIDQTSDWRTVYSDGNSAAVRTEDTPNVVIRDWHITNTWDAVRVSWNSPNFLIEDVWVENARDDAVENDRLQTGTIRDSLFDGVFGGISIDPSSASPVDGSGQTVTLDGVLMRMKSYLYEGEMTHSAMIKTDSATDGEVTPNLVFKNNVFAIEDVHHHSYRSMFDAWDHTIESSNNYLLNLSDEPLPSDYPMPPAGWTVLQGQAARDYWAQAKANWIENHEGNTGTTVPPPVTEQPPVEETPTASGSDPGTTTGSAPSTDGTSMATDGTSTTTDNTSTATGSTTDGTSTTAGGTSTGMEGTSTTGGTSTPTDDTSTTTGSTSTATGGTSTTDGTSTTTEDTPVATAPHPARGGHQWWQQDTSATVSQELVRGGHHWLQQAFDNLSADDTSTSVSPDAVGGGRAWWQQVSTHSMAEVASTIVSADSLSDGWGHHWQQLSAGSMTSPTGGQDWQQHANFWHH; this is encoded by the coding sequence ATGACGACGATTACCCTGGCCGGCAGCTATGGCACTCAGCCATACAAGGTATCCGGTCTCGCGTCCGGGACAGTCATCGATGCCGAGACAGCATCGTGGATCCAGTCGAACTCCGGAAGCGGGAGCAACGACTACCCCTTCCAAGTATACAGCTCGCCCGGCGCCGTCCTCGATGGCGGTACGATCAACGGGCAGATCGACCAGACGAGCGACTGGCGCACCGTGTACAGTGACGGCAACTCGGCCGCCGTCAGAACAGAGGACACGCCGAACGTCGTCATCCGTGACTGGCACATCACCAACACCTGGGACGCGGTCCGCGTCTCCTGGAACAGCCCAAATTTCCTCATCGAGGACGTCTGGGTGGAGAACGCCCGCGATGATGCTGTCGAGAACGACAGGCTGCAGACCGGTACCATCCGCGACAGTCTGTTCGACGGCGTCTTCGGCGGCATCAGCATCGATCCGTCCTCGGCGAGCCCGGTTGACGGCAGCGGCCAGACCGTGACGCTCGATGGCGTGCTCATGCGCATGAAGTCGTACCTCTACGAGGGCGAGATGACGCACTCGGCGATGATCAAGACCGACTCTGCGACCGATGGCGAGGTCACGCCGAACCTGGTGTTCAAGAACAATGTCTTCGCGATCGAGGACGTCCACCATCACAGCTACCGCAGCATGTTCGATGCGTGGGACCACACCATCGAGTCCTCGAACAACTATCTCCTCAATTTGTCCGACGAGCCTCTCCCCAGCGACTACCCGATGCCGCCGGCGGGGTGGACAGTTCTCCAGGGACAGGCGGCCCGCGATTACTGGGCGCAGGCCAAAGCGAATTGGATCGAGAATCACGAAGGCAACACCGGGACGACTGTGCCGCCCCCCGTCACCGAGCAACCACCGGTGGAGGAGACGCCGACCGCCTCGGGTTCGGATCCGGGCACTACGACCGGCAGCGCTCCTTCAACCGATGGTACCTCCATGGCCACTGATGGTACCTCCACAACGACCGACAATACGTCGACGGCCACAGGTTCGACCACGGACGGTACTTCCACGACGGCTGGCGGGACATCCACAGGCATGGAAGGTACATCGACCACGGGCGGCACTTCCACGCCCACGGACGATACCTCCACGACTACCGGCAGCACGTCCACGGCCACGGGAGGTACATCGACCACCGATGGTACTTCCACGACCACGGAAGATACACCCGTAGCAACGGCGCCGCATCCGGCGCGAGGTGGCCACCAATGGTGGCAGCAGGATACATCCGCGACTGTCTCGCAGGAACTTGTACGAGGTGGTCACCATTGGCTGCAGCAGGCATTTGATAATCTTTCAGCGGACGATACATCAACATCCGTCTCGCCGGACGCGGTAGGAGGCGGCCGCGCTTGGTGGCAACAAGTGTCCACTCATTCGATGGCCGAGGTTGCATCGACGATCGTCTCAGCGGACTCGTTATCAGACGGATGGGGCCACCACTGGCAGCAATTGTCTGCCGGTTCGATGACGAGCCCGACGGGCGGCCAGGATTGGCAACAGCACGCGAACTTCTGGCACCACTAG
- a CDS encoding PqqD family peptide modification chaperone — MRGQLVRIRNQNILFSPSRQALFALNDMGGDIWRSLEDGLLPEAISSEIASRGVDRQQAVEHVGAAVRQWERQGLIDFPSNWLSTSSDDQVSQVVAVAGCCVQIVYPIAYAFPAATVFGHLEVHEAVANVVLKLVDCGERLHLFRDQQWIQSCRPDELAVVLKGQLLTEVLQRATYELALHAAALTRDDRILLLCGSPGAGKTTLALGLLQSGFGFAGDDVTLLDSTGCGVGIPFAPAVKAGALPILAKYLPDLDRAAVWRRPDRRRVRFPVPKELASSSPRKVGWVVLLRRRANSSATLTPVDAVDALRGLLNGSFAPCGELSCTAFDALTKIIESANIYCLTYSHLEDAMALMQKACR; from the coding sequence ATGCGAGGCCAGCTTGTGCGCATCCGAAACCAAAACATCCTATTTAGTCCGTCGCGGCAGGCGCTTTTCGCACTCAACGATATGGGCGGCGATATCTGGCGTTCTCTTGAAGACGGATTGTTGCCCGAAGCCATCTCATCCGAAATCGCGAGCAGGGGCGTCGATCGGCAGCAGGCGGTCGAGCATGTCGGCGCTGCGGTCAGGCAGTGGGAACGCCAGGGCCTGATCGACTTTCCCTCGAATTGGCTCTCTACATCGTCGGACGATCAGGTGAGCCAGGTCGTCGCGGTTGCGGGCTGCTGTGTCCAAATCGTCTATCCGATAGCGTACGCATTCCCAGCGGCGACGGTGTTTGGGCACCTTGAGGTCCATGAGGCCGTTGCCAACGTTGTGCTCAAATTGGTTGACTGCGGCGAGCGTCTCCACCTGTTCCGAGATCAGCAATGGATTCAATCATGCCGGCCCGACGAACTTGCCGTCGTGCTGAAGGGGCAACTCCTTACCGAAGTTCTTCAGCGTGCTACCTATGAACTTGCCCTCCATGCGGCCGCGCTCACGCGAGACGACCGCATCCTGCTCCTTTGCGGCAGCCCAGGTGCGGGTAAGACCACGCTAGCCTTGGGACTCCTGCAATCCGGGTTCGGCTTCGCGGGAGATGACGTGACGCTCCTTGATTCGACTGGATGTGGCGTGGGCATTCCTTTTGCTCCTGCCGTGAAAGCGGGAGCATTGCCCATCCTGGCAAAATATCTGCCGGACCTTGATCGCGCTGCAGTTTGGCGCCGCCCCGACCGCAGGCGCGTCCGCTTTCCTGTGCCTAAGGAACTCGCTTCATCCTCTCCCCGCAAGGTGGGCTGGGTCGTCTTGCTGCGCCGGCGGGCCAACTCAAGTGCCACGTTGACGCCGGTCGATGCGGTCGACGCCCTGCGCGGCCTGCTCAATGGTTCATTTGCCCCCTGCGGAGAATTGAGCTGCACTGCGTTTGACGCTCTGACCAAGATTATCGAATCGGCAAACATCTACTGCCTGACCTATTCGCATCTGGAGGATGC